The DNA window AATTTCGGGTACTCAATCGCTTTCTATAATGCGTTCCTTGCTTATTTTTGTGAAGCTAATTGAAAAGGTGGAATACGATAGAGAAAGACTGAGCAGCCAAATTTGCATCTTTGGCTGCTTATTGTATAAATAGGAAAGTGGCTATTCTTTCATTTCCAAAAGCTTTGGCACTTCTATTACAAGTAGCTATGGAGAGTGACAGACGAGCGACTACCACACAATTATCGAAAAAATGGGGCTAGCCAATAAGCCCATAAATTGAAGCTGGTGTAGAAAAAAGAGTCTTTTTCTACACCTGTTTTTTGTATACTTTTTATTAAAACTACTATTTTTTGTAGGCAATTGATTGTAGTGAAAGACGGAGACTCCAGCGGGAATAGCATGAGCTGAAGGCCCCGCAGGAGCGAATGCGACGAGGAGACTGAAGCCATGCCCGCGGAAAGCGTCCGTCTGGAACGGAAATCAATACATTGGAAAAGGACCATCTCTCAGTCAATGTATGACTTTAGGGACAGCCCCATAAAGAAAATCCAGGCAATGGTGTAGAACTCGTTTAGTTCTATAAGCTTTCCAAAGCACCTATACATAGAGAGCCTAGTGTGTTAGCACCATTTTATTAAGCAATTGTGTGATGTTAAGGAATACTCATCTAGCAATATATTTCCTTGGATTGTGAGATTAGGAAGATTATTTAATGTATAATTAGGATAGTTAGTTAATTTTTGGTAGTAACCATTTTATTAGTAGAAGAGGGGGAACTTTATGAGAAACGAAAAGGTTTTATCATTAGTAAATGTATCGAAAAGCTTTGGTAATAAAAAAGTATTGAATGGGGTCAATTTAGATGTGTATAAAGGTCAAATCATTGGCTATATTGGACCAAATGGTGCCGGTAAAAGTACTACCGTTAAATTAATGCTAGGTTTAATAGAAGGCTATAGTGGCCTTATTGAAATTTTTGGGGAAAACATCATCAAAAGTGATTATGCTTATAAAAAGAGAATCGGCTATGTACCTGAAACAGCAGAACTATATGAAAATTTAACGGCTTTTGAATATCTGGCCTTTACAGGAGAGTTGTACGGTTTAACAAGTGAGGATGCGGAGAAAAAAGCGTATGAATTGATGAAAGAATTTGGTTTGGAAGCTGCATTTCATCAACGACTATCTTCTTTTTCAAAAGGGATGAAGCAAAAAGTATTAATTATTTCTAGTTTGCTGCATGATCCAGATTTATTGTTTTATGATGAGCCACTAAGTGGACTTGATGCAAATAGTGTGATGGTCATTAAAGAAATACTTGCTCAGCTTGCAAAACGTGGAAAGACAATCTTTTATTCCTCTCATATAATGGACGTAGTTGAGAAGATTAGT is part of the Psychrobacillus sp. FSL H8-0483 genome and encodes:
- a CDS encoding ABC transporter ATP-binding protein, producing the protein MRNEKVLSLVNVSKSFGNKKVLNGVNLDVYKGQIIGYIGPNGAGKSTTVKLMLGLIEGYSGLIEIFGENIIKSDYAYKKRIGYVPETAELYENLTAFEYLAFTGELYGLTSEDAEKKAYELMKEFGLEAAFHQRLSSFSKGMKQKVLIISSLLHDPDLLFYDEPLSGLDANSVMVIKEILAQLAKRGKTIFYSSHIMDVVEKISNRIVLLVDGQVVADGTFEELKMQNKEGSLEGIFNQLTGFTEHEQIAERFVDLVSEGHNNG